In one window of Haemorhous mexicanus isolate bHaeMex1 chromosome 31, bHaeMex1.pri, whole genome shotgun sequence DNA:
- the LOC132340236 gene encoding keratin-associated protein 5-4-like, with translation MCSRQDKDQCHRQQRQSSGGCHSSGGGGCHSSGGGGCHSSGGSSGGCHSSGGSSGGCHSSGGGGCHSSGGGGCHSSGGGGCHSSGGSSCHGKPQVQVQQQQQQQQQQVLQMPQQKMK, from the coding sequence ATGTGCTCCCGCCAGGACAAGGACCAGTGCCACCGGCAGCAGCGCCAGAGCAGCGGCGGCTGCCACAGCTCGGGGGGTGGCGGCTGCCACAGCTCCGGTGGTGGTGGCTGTCACAGCTCcggtggcagctctgggggctgccacagctccggtggcagctctgggggctgtcACAGCTCCGGTGGTGGCGGCTGTCACAGCTCCGGTGGTGGTGGCTGTCACAGCTCGGGCGGCGGTGGCTGTCACAGCTCTGGTGGCTCCAGCTGCCACGGGAAGCCGCAGGTGCaggtccagcagcagcagcagcagcagcagcagcaggtgctgcagaTGCCCCAGCAGAAGATGAAGTGA
- the LOC132340185 gene encoding keratinocyte proline-rich protein-like — protein sequence MIYSSGRESYFNLNSTWYDPSGSWLDTRRTPFRYGYATCCSSGCHGQGAEGMRGHDYRHYGYRQPRCTERCPSGSSGSCHGGGDTCVRRPTYSYGGSGGCQGYGRSVCAERCQGSSGSCHGGGDTCVRRPTYSYGGSGGCQGYGRSVCSERCHGSVAQGGKPCCGTPVQSIPVQSCPPPVQSIPVQTCPPPVQTCPCPCPPPVKSIPVQTCPPPVQTCPCPCPPPVKSIPVQTCPPPVQTCPPPVQTCPCPCPPPVQQGCVPVAKGIPRQQQKQVCKVPARKIK from the coding sequence ATGATTTACTCCTCAGGAAGAGAATCCTACTTCAACCTGAACTCCACCTGGTACGACCCCTCGGGCTCCTGGCTGGACACGCGGCGCACGCCCTTCCGCTACGGCTACGCCACCTGCTGCTCCTCGGGCTGCCACGGCCAGGGCGCCGAGGGCATGAGGGGCCACGACTACCGCCACTACGGCTACCGGCAGCCCCGCTGCACCGAGCGCTGCCCCTCGGGCTCCTCGGGCTCCTGCCACGGAGGGGGGGACACCTGTGTCAGGAGGCCCACGTACAGCTACGGGGGCTCAGGGGGGTGCCAGGGTTACGGGAGGTCCGTGTGCGCTGAGAGGTGCCAGGGCTCCTCGGGCTCGTGCCACGGAGGGGGGGACACCTGTGTCAGGAGGCCCACGTACAGCTACGGGGGTTCAGGGGGGTGCCAGGGATATGGGAGGTCCGTGTGCTCCGAGAGGTGCCACGGGTCGGTGGCCCAAGGGGGGAAGCCGTGCTGTGGGACACCCGTGCAGAGCatcccagtgcagagctgtcCCCCACCAGTGCAGAGCATCCCAGTCCAGACCTGTCCCCCACCAGTGCagacctgtccctgtccctgtcctccccctGTGAAGAGCATCCCAGTCCAGACCTGTCCCCCTCCAGTGCagacctgtccctgtccctgtcctccccctGTGAAGAGCATCCCAGTCCAGACCTGTCCCCCTCCAGTCCAGACCTGTCCCCCTCCAGTCCagacctgtccctgtccctgtccccctccgGTCCAGCAGGGTTGTGTGCCCGTGGCCAAGGGCATCCCCcgccagcagcagaagcaggtCTGCAAAGTGCCAGCCCGGAAGATCAAATAA